The genomic segment TGATGATATTAATATAGCACTAAAGAAAGCAAATAAAGCAAAAGAGATTTTAAAAATTAAAGGGAGCAAAAAAGTATGAGCCAAGTAGAAAATAAACCACTTGTAGGAATTATTATGGGGTCTGACTCTGATTTACCAGTTATGAGTGCAGCAGCTGATATGTGTGAGAAGTTTGGAATAGATTATGAAGTAACAATTGTTTCAGCACATAGAACACCAGAAAGATTAGTTAAATATGCAACTAAAGCAGAAAAAAAAGGACTAAGAGTTATTATTGCAGGAGCTGGTGGAGCTGCACATTTACCAGGTATGGTTGCATCTATGACTGCACTTCCTGTTATTGGAGTTCCTGTTAAGGGATCTAATTTAGAAGGAATGGACTCACTTTTATCAATTGTTCAAATGCCAGGAGGAGTTCCTGTTGCAACAGTTGCAGTTAATGGAGCTAAAAATGCAGGTATTTTAGCTGCACAAATGATTGGTATAAAATCTAAAGAAGTTAGAAAGAAAGTATCAGAATATAAAAAAGAGATGCTTGATGAGGTTAATGCAAAAATTGAAAAGCTTGAAGATATTAAATATAAAAAATATTTAGAGCAAATGCCAAAGAAAAAGTAAAACGATATAAGTTAAAGTAAAGGCACTTAATATATAATTTGTGCTTTTATTACAAAGGGGTACCCGATGAGACATTTTTTAACATTAAAAGATTATTCAAAAGAAGAAATTTTAGAAATATTAGAATTAGCACATAAAATAAAAAAAGAGACTAAAAAAGGTGTATTTAAAGACTATATGCCAAAAAATACTCTAGGAATGATTTTTGAAAAATCAAGTACTAGAACAAGAGTTAGTTTCGAAGTTGGTATTTATCAACTAGGTGGTGTAGGTTTATTTTTATCATCAAATGACATTCAACTAGGAAGAGGTGAGCCTATGAGTGACACTTCTAGAGTAGTTTCTAGTATGGTTGATATGGTTATGATTAGAACTTTTGCACAATCAAAAATTGAAGAGTTTGCTAAATATTCTAAAGTTCCTGTTATAAATGGACTTACAACTGAGTATCACCCAGTACAACTTATGGCTGATTATATGACTATCCAAGAAGCAAAATTAGATAAAGATTTAGTTGTTGCTTATATTGGAGATGGAAATAATCTTGCTCACTCTTGGTTAATGTTAGCTTCAAAACTTGGGTTTGAACTTAGAATTGCTACGCCAAAAGGTTATGAAGTAGATGAAAACATTTTAAATGATGCTTTAGAGTTTGCAAAAGAATCAGGAGCAAAAATCTCTATTGGAAATGACCCTAAAGAAGCTTGTAAAGATGCAACAGTTATCACAACTGATACTTGGGTTTCTATGGGACAAGAAGAAGAGAAAGAACAAAGACTAAAAGATTTTGATGGATATATTGTAGATGATGCTATGATGAAACTAGGTAGCAAAAATGCGAAATTCTTACACTGTTTACCTGCTTATAGAGGTTATGAAGTAAGTGATGATGTTATTGAAGGTCAAGATAGTTTAGTTTTTGAAGAAGCAGAAAATAGATTACATGCACAAAAAGGTGTAATGGTTTGGCTTCATAACTTAAGAAAAAAAGAACAATAATGATTGATTTTAAAAAATTTGAAAAATATTCGAGACCTGGACCTAGATATACTTCATATCCAACGGCTCCAGAGTTTTCAGAAAGTTTTACGCAAGAAGATTTAAAAAACTACTTCAAAAATCAAGATAGTAAAAGAAATCTATCTTTATATTTACATTTACCATTTTGTAGATCTGCCTGTTATTTTTGTGGTTGTAATGTAATTTTTACATCAAAAGAGGATAAAAAAGTTAGATATTTAGAATATTTACAAAAAGAGCTAAATATTTTAAAACAATATCTAAATACTTCTAGAGAAGTGTCTCAAATGCACTTTGGTGGAGGAACTCCAACATTCTTCTCACCTTCTCAATTAGAAGAAGTTATTTCTATGATAAAAGAGGTTTTCCCTAATTTTAGTGCAGATGCTGAAATTTCTTGTGAAGTTGATCCTAGATATTTTACAAAAGAGCATATGGATGTACTTAAAGCTGGTGGTTTTAATAGACTTTCATTTGGTGTACAAGACTTAAATGAGAAAGTACAAAAAACTATTCATAGAATTCAACCATATGAAACAACTCAAAATGTAATGAATATTGCAAGAGAAGCTGGAATTAAATCTATTAATATTGATTTAATTTATGGACTTCCTCATCAAAACAAAAAAACATTCCATGAAACTATTGAAAAGGTTATACAATTAAATCCTGATAGATTAGCTGTATTTAACTACGCTCATGTTCCATGGCTTATGAAAACAATGAGAAAGTTTGATGAATCAACTTTTGCTCCACCATCAGAAAAATTAGAGATTTTAAAAGACACTATTGAGTTTTTTACAACAAATGGTTATAAAATGGTTGGAATGGATCACTTTGCAAAACCTGAAGATGAACTATTTAAAGCTATTGAAAAAGGTGAACTTCATAGAAATTTCCAAGGTTATACTACCAAAGGTGGTGCTGATTTAATAGGAATTGGAGTTACTTCTATAGGAAATGGTGTTGACTATTATGCACAAAATTTTAAAGACTTAAAACAGTATGAAACTGCTATTGATAACGGTGACTTACCTATTTTTAAAGGTTATAAGTTAAGTGGTGATGATATCTTAAGACAATATGTAATAATGGAGCTTATGAGTAACTTCTCTTTAAATATAAAAAGAGTAGAAGAAAACTTTAATATAGATTTTAATGAATACTTTGATGATGCGATAGAAGCTTTAGGTGAGTTTGAGCAAGCCCAACTTGTAGAAATTACAGAAGATAAAATCCAAGTATCACAAACAGGAACAATGCTAATTAGAAATATTTGTATGCCATTTGATGCATATTTAAATAAGATTCCTGAAAACAAAAGAAGGTTTAGTAAAACAATATAATGGCTAAGTTAGAAAAATTTAATTACACTGCTATTTCAGACGATTGTGTTAAATGTGGTAAATGTAAACCTGTATGTACAATTTTTAATATAAATCAAGATGAAGCAACATCACCTAGAGGTTTTATTGACTTATTAGGTGCATATGAAAGAGATGAGTTAGAACTTGATAAAAATGCAAAAGACATTTTTGAGTCATGTTTTTTATGTACTAACTGTGTTGAAGTATGTCCTAATGACTTACCAACAGATATGATTATTGAGCAAGTAAGAAGTGATATTGCAAAAAAATATGGTATAGCTTGGTATAAAAGATTATTCTTCTTCCTTTTAAGACACAGAAAAACTATGGATTTTTTATCAAAACTAGGATGGATGTTTCAAACATGTGCATTAAAAATAAATGAAAAAAAAGAGTCTGCACTACCTAGATTTTCTTTACCAATTGTAAAAAAAGATAGAGCTTTACCTTATGCTGATTCAAAATCTTTTTTAAATAAATATCCTGAGAATATTTCATCAAATAAAAAAGATATTGTTGATTCTAAGAAAAATAAAGTTGCTATATTTATTGGTTGTATGAGTAATTATACTTACACCAAAACAGGTGATTCATTAGTAAAAATTCTTAAAAAACTTGAACTTGATATTTTTATTCCTAAAAAACAATTATGTTGTGGTGCACCTGCATACTTTACAGGAGCATTTGATACAGTTGATTTCTTAGTAAAACATAATATTGAATACTTTGAGTCTTGGATTGATGATGTAGATGCTATCATTATTCCTGAAGCTACTTGTAGTGCTATGATAAACCAAGACTGGGAACACTATTTACATGACCAACCTGAGTGGAAAGAAAGAGCAGCTAAAATTTCTAAAAAAGTTTATATGGCTACAAAATGGCTTGAAAACAATACAGAATTAAAAGATATTCTTGCGAAATCAAATAAAAAGATGAATGAGCTAGTTACTTATCATGATCCATGTCATGCAAAGAAAATGCAAAACGTATGGCAAGAGCCAAGAAATCTTTTAAAACAAAACTATAATTTACAAGAGATGAGTGATTCAAACAGATGTTGTGGCTTTGGTGGTGTTACTATGCAAACAGAAAAATATGATTTTGCAAAAGCAGCAGGACTTCCAAAAGCAGCAATGATAAAAGATACAAAAGCTCAAATTGTTAGTGCTGAATGTTCTGCATGTAGAATGCAAATTACAAACTCTTTACACCAAGCTGATGTAGATGTTGAGTTTAAAAATCCTATTGAATTAATTGCAGAAGCTATTGACTAATGGAATTTTGGCGAAATATATATTCTCATTTTGATCCTATAGCAATAAGTATAGGTTCTATTAATGTTCATTGGTATGGAATCATGTATGCCCTTGCCCTACTTTCTGCAATTTTTGTAGCAAAGTGGCTAATAAAAAAAGATAATTTACCTATTTCTTCTGACCTATTTGATTCTTATATCTGGTGGGTTGAAATAGGTGTTATTTTAGGAGCAAGACTTGGTTATATAATTTTTTATGACCCTAATACAATGTATTACCTAACTCATCCTTGGCAAATATTTAATCCTTTTATAAATGGTGAGTTTACAGGAATCTCTGGAATGAGTTATCATGGAGCTTTTATAGGCTTTTTAATTGCTTCCTTACTATTTTGTAGAAAACATAAAGTATCTTTTTGGTTTTTAGCTGATATTGCTGTACTTGGTATTAGTGCAGGATATGTATTTGGTAGAATTGGTAACTTCTTTAATCAAGAGTTAGTAGGAAGAACTACAGATGTTTCTTGGGGAATTTATGTAAATGGAATATTAAGACATCCTTCACAGCTTTATGAAGCAGTTTTAGAAGGCTTATTAATATTTACTATTCTTTACTATTTTAGAAATAAAAAGAGCTTTGATGGACAATTAGCAATTATGTATGGAGTTTTATACTCTATTGCAAGAATTATTGCAGAATTATTTAGACAACCTGATGTTCAACTGGGATTTATCTATAGTGACTGGCTTACAATGGGAATGTTAATTTCAGGAATATTTGCAATATTTAGTTTAAGTGTACTACTTGTAATAGATAAAAAAAGAAAGACTACCTAACGGTAATCTTTCCATACTGTTTTTCATAAGCTTCAATCAAATCCTCTAAATCAGCAATTTTCTTTCTATATTCATCTATATAACCTTGTAAAGTTTTAATTGCTTCTTGTGACTTTTCTATTTTTTCAGTGATTAAAGCATTTTTCTTTTTAAAACTATTATATTTTTCTAAAGAAATAACAGCAGTTTTATGAAGCTTCTCTACTTTTTCTTGATAGGCTTTTTGCATATTATCAAGCTTATCATTAGACTCTTTATATTTTCTTTCTAATGATAAGATTCTTCCTTTATCATCATTATGTTTTTCCCTAAGAGTTTTTATTTGGTCATTAAGTCCTTGAATAAATTTAGCCATCTTTTCATCAGTTTCCATCTTTGCTGCATGTACAGCATCATGAAATTCTTCTTGTAGCTGTTTTTCATGTTTTACTTTTTGAGACTTCTGATGCATAATATATTTTTTTAATTTATGCTTTTCTTCTTCTTGCTCAGTTATTAAAAATCTACTTCCTACGTATTTTTCAATATTTCCTTCATTATCTAAAATAGGGAAAATAGTAGCTTGTACATAATATGTACTGCCATCTTTTGCTTTGTTTTTTAGCTTACCTTTCCAAGTTTGTTTATTTTGAATAGTTTCCCAAAGATTTCTATAAACTGCTTTTGAAACATCTGGATGTCTTACTATATTATGAGGTTTTCCAATAAGCTCTTCTTTTGAATAACCAGAAACTTCACAAAAAATATCATTTGCATATGTTATAACTCCATTTAAGTCTGTTTCACTTACAAGGTTCTCTTTGTCTAATATATCTTTATATATTACAAGTTCATTTCTTTGTTTTTCTACAACTTTTTTATTTGCTAAGTCTTCTAATATTTTATGCATAATTTTAAGAGTTGTATTAAGTTGAATGGGTTTTACAATATAATCCGTTATTTTTAATTTAATTGTATTGATTAATTGATTAATATCGTTGAAGATAGTAACAATAAGAACTGGTATATCAGTATTTTCTTCTCTAACTTTTGAAAGAAAGTCAATTCCATCAAGGTTAGGCATTTCAATATCAGTTAAAATTAGATCAATTTCTGATTTATGATCTTGGAAAAGCTCTAAACCTTCTTTACCGTCACTTCCAACTAAAATTTTTTTAAAAATTTTTTCAAAGACTGATAAAGTATCTTTTCTTATTTGTTCATCTGGTTCTAAATATAATAGTGTTGATTGATTTAAAATTGTGTCAGAAAACTGACTAATTTGACTCGATGTATCCATATTCTATTGCCAGTTCTTCAATTTTCTTTTGCAATAGATCAATTCTCCAGCCATGTCTATTTCCAAAGTTTTCAATTTCTACTTCTCTTTGTTCAGGAGTACAAAAAACAAAAATTCTTTTTAAAAATGGTTTTGGTACCTGTATTGCAATTAATTGAAAATAGTTCTCTTTACAGCTTCTTGAACAAAAAGCTTTACTCATAGCAATTTTTTTACCACAGTATGGACAATGTGACATTAATATCTTCTCCCCTCTTCTTTCGGTATTATTTTATAAAGTTTTGCATTAGTTACATCTTGTAAATATTTTGGTTCAACATCATGTAAAGCAATTATTTCAACTTCTTTACCGTTCATCAACCAAGCCTTATTTGTATCAATAATAACTTCGTCTTGAAATAATTGAATTAATTCACTTTTTGATAATATTTTTTCTTCCATATTTTACTTCATAAAAAATATTATTCTTTAAATTCTAAGGTATAACCTTTATTAGAATGGTTTCTTATAATTTCATAATAAGTTTTTTGTCTAATTTTATTAACAATATTTCTCATTGTATAAATAGACATATTTTTACCCTTCCAAACAACATCTTTAATCGTATCATAATCAACAACTTCACCTCTTTTAGAGATAAGAAGCTTCATAAAACCTTTTTCTAATCTTGTAAAATCAACTAAGCTTCCACCAGATTTAAAAAATTGATCTCTATACTCATCAAAGTAGATTCCATTGTTGAACTCTACTTTATCACCTCTTTTTGTTTGATTTAAACACATAATAACAGATAACTTAATATCTTCTGGTCTTAAAGGCTTTGTCAAGAAAGTATATGCACTATTGTTAATTGCAACTACAATATCTTCATTACTTCCTCTATCAGAAATAACTATTTTTGGCAAAGTCGGAGCAACTTTTGTTATACCTGAACATGCTTCATCAAAATCTTTTGAAACAACATTTGTATCAATAATTGCCATATCGAAGTTTTGATTTTTTAATAATTCAATTGCTTCAGTAGAACTTTTAACTAATACTAATTCCCTAAAGTATTCGTCAAACTCAATTTCAATACTATTTTGTACTTCACTATCATTACTTATTACAAGTAATTTTGCATTGTATAATTTTCTTATATTCTTTAAAGTTTTAAGCATAATATCACTCTTTACTTAATAATTTTTAGCATTTTATCTAAAATAATTCAAATTGTCAAAGAAAAATTATTAAAAAATAAATTTATAATACACTATTTAAATACTATTTCAGCTCTTGCCATGTATTACCAACTGACTTTGACACTTTTAGAGGTATCTTTAAAGAATAAATATTTTCCATTATTTCTACTAATTTATTAGTTATTTTATCAACTTCAGACTCTTTTATCTCAAATATAAGTTCATCATGAATTTGAAGTAACATTCTTATATCTTCATTATCTTTAAATTCATTAAAAATTTTAATCATTGAAAGCTTTATTAAATCTGCTGCACTACCTTGAAATAATGTATTTACAGATTCTCTTAAGTATGCAGCTTTCATCATCGCATTTGCAGAATCAAAGTCAAAAAGTCTTCTTCTTTTTAATAAAGTCTCTACATAACCATTTTCTAAAGCAGCGTCTTCAACAGATTTAAAGTAATCTTTTACACTAACAAAAGCTTTAAAATATGACTCTATATATTGCTTAGCTTCTTTTGTTGATATTCCTAATGTATCAGCAAGTTTTCTACTTCCCATTCCATAAAGTAGTCCAAAATTAATTGATTTTGCAATTGATCTTTTTTCTTTTGCTTCTTTTTCCCCAAAAATTTTCACCGCTGTTTGATGATGAATATCTAAATTATTATTGAAAGCATCAACTAAAGCCTTATCTTCACTAAAATGAGCAAGTAGTCTTAACTCAATTTGAGAATAATCAATACCAACTAATTTAAATCCATCTTTTGGAATAAATACACTTCTAATCAAAGACCCAGCTGGTGTTCTAACTGGTATATTTTGTAGGTTTGGATTTTTAGAACTTAATCTTCCAGTAGCCGTTCCTGTTTGTAAAAATGATGTATAAATTCTATTTTCATTATCTTTTAAAGCCAATTCTAAAAGTGGTTCTATATATGTAGATTGTAATTTAAAAGCTTCTCTATACTCTAAAATTAAAGGAATTACTTCATGTTCATCATATAGTTTTTGTAATACAAACTCATTTGTACTATATCCACTTTTTGTTTTTTTAGAAGGAGGAAGTTTTAAAGTATCAAACAATACTTCTCCAAGTTGTTTTGGAGAGTTGATATTGAACTCAACTCCAGACTTTTCATAAATATCTATTTTAAGTTCTTGAATATGTTTATTGTTTTTTTCTTTTAACTCTTCTAGTTTTTTAATATCAAGCTTTATTCCATTATCTTCCATATTTGCAAGTATATATATAAATTCAAACTCAACTTCATGTGCTAAGTTAATAAGATGCTCAGAATCTTTTTCTTTTAATTCATCAGTAAGTTTAAAATAAATATTTCTCGTAAATACAGCATCTTCAGCAGCATATTTACAAGCTTCATTAATATCTACATTTGAAAAATTTTCACCTTTTTTTACTACGTCTTTAAAACTAATCATCTCATGGTCATAATATTTTAAAGCTAAAGCATCAAGTCCAATTTTTGAGCTTGTATCTAATAACCAAGCTAAAATCATGGTATCAGCAAAAAGATTTAATTCTATTCCTAATTGATTCTTAATAATTGCAAAATCATATTTAAAGTTTTGTAATACAAGTTTTCTTTTATTTAAGATTTCTATTGCCTGTTTTGCAACTTCTTTTGATATTTGATTTGATACGCCTAAATAATAATGTCCAATTGGTACATAATAACCTATTCCCTCTTCATAAGAGAAAGAGAAACCTACTAAAGAGGCATTTCTTACATCTAAGTCTGTTGTTTCCGTATCAAAAGCAACAATAGCAATTTCAGGAATTGACGAAACAACTTCTAAAAGCTTTTTTTCATCATCCAATAAAATATACTCTGTTTTTAGTTCTTTTTTTACTTCAACAGGCTTTTCTTCATAACCTTTTGGAATTGATGTTTTATAACTTAGTCCATCTTTTTCAACTTTTGAAATAATTCTATTTAAATCATATTCCATTAAAGTATCTGCTATTTTTAAAACAGGGTTTTCTTGGGGTAAAACATATTTTTCAATATCTTCAATAGCATGACACTCGGTATAAAGTGTTACAAGTTTCTTAGAAACATAAGCTAAATCTTTACCTTCTGTAAGTAAGTTTTTCCATCTTGTTTTTTCTATATTTTCTATATTTGCATAGATATTATCTAAATTATCAAACTGTTTAATTAATGCTTCTGCTGTTTTAGCCCCTACTCCTTTTACTCCAGGAACATTATCAGCACTATCCCCTAAAAGAGACTGATAATCTGTAAATTGTGCTGGTGTTACACCATATTTATCATAACATTTTTGTTCATCTACTACTGATTTTTTAATTGGGTCAAATAAATAAACATTATCATCTATTAATTGATATAAATCCTTATCATGAGAAACAACTCTAACAGCAAGGTTTTTCTCTTTTGCATCCTTTGCAATTGAGGCTATAACATCATCGGCTTCATATCCATCTTCCATTGCTATTTGAAATCCCATTTTTTCAATCCAATCAATTGCAACAGGTAATTGTTTTAATAAATCTTCTGGAACATCAGGTCTATGAGATTTATATTCATTATAAATTTCTTTTCTAAAAGTATCACCCTTAGAATCAAGTGCAAATACTAGATAATCTGTTTGAAAATCTCTACCTATATTTGAAATAAAGTTCATAAATCCTGTTAAAAGTCCTGTTGGAAAACCACTTTTTGATTTTAAAGGGGGTAATGCGTAATAAGCTCTAAATAAAAAACCAAAGGTATCAATAACTGTAATTGTTTTTTTCATAAATTATTTCTCTCAAAATTATATTTTTTAAATAATGTACTCTTGTTTAAAGATATTATATTATAATAAAAAGAACTGAAAATAAGGTTTATTTACTAACAATGAATGAAATAGAAAAATTACAAAGAAATAATCATGAGTTACAAGAAATAATAAATAACTCTTGGGATGGTATTGGAATCATAGATTATGATACTAATCTTGTATATTTAAATAATGCTTTTGTTCCTATGCTAGGGTTTAAAAAGAATGAACTAAAAAATAAACCTTTCCTTGACTTGATGGAAGAAGAGTATAAAAAACCTTTTTTTAAACTTTTAAAAAAAGATTTTGAAGAGAATAAATATAAAGCAGAGATTGATATTGCTTGCCTAAGAAAAGATAATCAAAAAATATTTTTAAAAGTAACTATTTCTTCAATGCTTAATAAAAATCTTTTTGTTATAAATGCAAAAGATATTACAAGTAATATATCTGATGAACAAATTATTGATGATTTTGTAGTTTCAATGCATACAGATCTTCATGGACATATAACAAAAATAAGTAAAGCTTTTTTAGAGTTTTTTTCTTTTGATAAAGATTCACTAATTGGAGAGCATTACAGTAAGATAATTCATGAAGATATAGATCCAATTGTTTTTAAAAATATTAATAAGTCATTACTTACTTTTCAAGAATATAGTGGAAAGATAAAAGCTAAAAATAGTCTAAATGAAGCTATTTGGTTAAATATGAAGGCAAAAGCTATTTTCAATAAATATGGAGATATTACAGCTTATACATATCTCTTATTTGATATCACAAAGGATGTTACATCTAAAGATGAAACTTCAATTTTAAGTAAACAGGTTGAAAACTCAAAAAAAGAAATTGATATCAAAAATAAACTTCTTCAAGAACAATCAAAACTTTCAATTATGAATGAAACTTTACAAAGGTTATCCCATGAATGGAGACAACCTTTAAACTTTATTTCTATTCAAGCCCAAAAACTAGAACTTGAATACTCAATGGGAAATGAACCATCTATAGATGAGACTTTAAATGTATTAGATAATATAAAAGAAGAAGCAAATAATCTATCAAATACAATAGAAAATTTTTCAGAATTTTTAAAACCAAGTAATAAAAAAAGTGAAATAAATATTCGAAACTTTTTTGACAAGCTAAAAGAATCATTTAAAAATAAGATAGATGATTTTTCTTTTGCTTTAAACATTCAAATAAATGATGATTTGTCTTTTTTATCATATGAAGAAGATTTAAAAACACTATTTTCAAATATTTTAAATAACTCTATAGAAAATTTTGATAAAAATAATATCACTAATAGAAAAATTGATATAACCCAAAGTTTTGAAAGTGGAAAGTTATATTTTAATATTTGTGATAATGCAGGTGGAATAGATGATTCAATTTTAAATAAAATTTTTGAACCATATTTTTCAACAAAGGCTGAAAAGAATGGTGTCGGATTAGGATTATATATTTGTAAAATGATTGTAAACTTACATTTAGATGGTATAATTACAGCCACAAGTGAAAATCAAAATACAATTATAAAGATTTCAATACCTATAGAAGAGGATTTAATTAATGATAATAATACCAGCAAGACTTAATTCAAGTAGATTTGAAAATAAAATATTAGTTGATATATTAGGTTTACCTATGGTTATAAGAACTGCTAAACAAGTTAGTTCTTTAGATAAAGTAGTAATTGCTACAGATTCACAAGAAGTTATTGATTTAGCAAAAGAACATGGTTTTGATGCAGTTATGACATCAAGTGAACATCAAAGTGGTACAGATAGAATAAATGAAGCGGTAAATAAGTTAAATTTAGATGAAGATGAAATTATTGTAAATGTACAAGCTGATGAACCATTTATAGAAGAAGATGTTATTAAAGCTGTTATAAATAGAGTTAAAAAAGTAAAAGAAAATGATGAAGATATTATGATAACATCATGTTACAAAAAAATATCTTCTGAATTAGCTGATGATCCAAACCATGTAAAAGTTGTTTTAGATGAAAATAAAAATGCTATTTATTTTTCAAGGGCAAAAGTTCCATATCATAGAGACCACTATGAAAACTCTCAATATTTTGGACATTTAGGAATTTATGGTTTTACAAAAAAATCATTAAATTTATTTTGTAGCCTAAACTCATCTATTTTAGAAAATGTAGAAAAATTAGAGCAATTAAGAGCAATAGATAATGGTCATAAAATAGCGATGGTAGAAGTAGAGTCAAAATCATTTGGTATTGATACACA from the Arcobacter sp. CECT 8983 genome contains:
- the purE gene encoding 5-(carboxyamino)imidazole ribonucleotide mutase; the protein is MSQVENKPLVGIIMGSDSDLPVMSAAADMCEKFGIDYEVTIVSAHRTPERLVKYATKAEKKGLRVIIAGAGGAAHLPGMVASMTALPVIGVPVKGSNLEGMDSLLSIVQMPGGVPVATVAVNGAKNAGILAAQMIGIKSKEVRKKVSEYKKEMLDEVNAKIEKLEDIKYKKYLEQMPKKK
- the argF gene encoding ornithine carbamoyltransferase, producing the protein MRHFLTLKDYSKEEILEILELAHKIKKETKKGVFKDYMPKNTLGMIFEKSSTRTRVSFEVGIYQLGGVGLFLSSNDIQLGRGEPMSDTSRVVSSMVDMVMIRTFAQSKIEEFAKYSKVPVINGLTTEYHPVQLMADYMTIQEAKLDKDLVVAYIGDGNNLAHSWLMLASKLGFELRIATPKGYEVDENILNDALEFAKESGAKISIGNDPKEACKDATVITTDTWVSMGQEEEKEQRLKDFDGYIVDDAMMKLGSKNAKFLHCLPAYRGYEVSDDVIEGQDSLVFEEAENRLHAQKGVMVWLHNLRKKEQ
- the hemN gene encoding oxygen-independent coproporphyrinogen III oxidase, whose protein sequence is MIDFKKFEKYSRPGPRYTSYPTAPEFSESFTQEDLKNYFKNQDSKRNLSLYLHLPFCRSACYFCGCNVIFTSKEDKKVRYLEYLQKELNILKQYLNTSREVSQMHFGGGTPTFFSPSQLEEVISMIKEVFPNFSADAEISCEVDPRYFTKEHMDVLKAGGFNRLSFGVQDLNEKVQKTIHRIQPYETTQNVMNIAREAGIKSINIDLIYGLPHQNKKTFHETIEKVIQLNPDRLAVFNYAHVPWLMKTMRKFDESTFAPPSEKLEILKDTIEFFTTNGYKMVGMDHFAKPEDELFKAIEKGELHRNFQGYTTKGGADLIGIGVTSIGNGVDYYAQNFKDLKQYETAIDNGDLPIFKGYKLSGDDILRQYVIMELMSNFSLNIKRVEENFNIDFNEYFDDAIEALGEFEQAQLVEITEDKIQVSQTGTMLIRNICMPFDAYLNKIPENKRRFSKTI
- a CDS encoding (Fe-S)-binding protein produces the protein MAKLEKFNYTAISDDCVKCGKCKPVCTIFNINQDEATSPRGFIDLLGAYERDELELDKNAKDIFESCFLCTNCVEVCPNDLPTDMIIEQVRSDIAKKYGIAWYKRLFFFLLRHRKTMDFLSKLGWMFQTCALKINEKKESALPRFSLPIVKKDRALPYADSKSFLNKYPENISSNKKDIVDSKKNKVAIFIGCMSNYTYTKTGDSLVKILKKLELDIFIPKKQLCCGAPAYFTGAFDTVDFLVKHNIEYFESWIDDVDAIIIPEATCSAMINQDWEHYLHDQPEWKERAAKISKKVYMATKWLENNTELKDILAKSNKKMNELVTYHDPCHAKKMQNVWQEPRNLLKQNYNLQEMSDSNRCCGFGGVTMQTEKYDFAKAAGLPKAAMIKDTKAQIVSAECSACRMQITNSLHQADVDVEFKNPIELIAEAID
- the lgt gene encoding prolipoprotein diacylglyceryl transferase — encoded protein: MEFWRNIYSHFDPIAISIGSINVHWYGIMYALALLSAIFVAKWLIKKDNLPISSDLFDSYIWWVEIGVILGARLGYIIFYDPNTMYYLTHPWQIFNPFINGEFTGISGMSYHGAFIGFLIASLLFCRKHKVSFWFLADIAVLGISAGYVFGRIGNFFNQELVGRTTDVSWGIYVNGILRHPSQLYEAVLEGLLIFTILYYFRNKKSFDGQLAIMYGVLYSIARIIAELFRQPDVQLGFIYSDWLTMGMLISGIFAIFSLSVLLVIDKKRKTT
- a CDS encoding response regulator, whose amino-acid sequence is MDTSSQISQFSDTILNQSTLLYLEPDEQIRKDTLSVFEKIFKKILVGSDGKEGLELFQDHKSEIDLILTDIEMPNLDGIDFLSKVREENTDIPVLIVTIFNDINQLINTIKLKITDYIVKPIQLNTTLKIMHKILEDLANKKVVEKQRNELVIYKDILDKENLVSETDLNGVITYANDIFCEVSGYSKEELIGKPHNIVRHPDVSKAVYRNLWETIQNKQTWKGKLKNKAKDGSTYYVQATIFPILDNEGNIEKYVGSRFLITEQEEEKHKLKKYIMHQKSQKVKHEKQLQEEFHDAVHAAKMETDEKMAKFIQGLNDQIKTLREKHNDDKGRILSLERKYKESNDKLDNMQKAYQEKVEKLHKTAVISLEKYNSFKKKNALITEKIEKSQEAIKTLQGYIDEYRKKIADLEDLIEAYEKQYGKITVR
- a CDS encoding DUF2116 family Zn-ribbon domain-containing protein; this translates as MSHCPYCGKKIAMSKAFCSRSCKENYFQLIAIQVPKPFLKRIFVFCTPEQREVEIENFGNRHGWRIDLLQKKIEELAIEYGYIESN
- a CDS encoding response regulator transcription factor, which translates into the protein MLKTLKNIRKLYNAKLLVISNDSEVQNSIEIEFDEYFRELVLVKSSTEAIELLKNQNFDMAIIDTNVVSKDFDEACSGITKVAPTLPKIVISDRGSNEDIVVAINNSAYTFLTKPLRPEDIKLSVIMCLNQTKRGDKVEFNNGIYFDEYRDQFFKSGGSLVDFTRLEKGFMKLLISKRGEVVDYDTIKDVVWKGKNMSIYTMRNIVNKIRQKTYYEIIRNHSNKGYTLEFKE